The Streptomyces tendae DNA segment TCCGGTCGTAGAACCCCTGGATCAGGTGTTCCTTGCCCGCGAAGTAGTAGTACGCGTTGCCGACGGAGACCCCGGCCTCCTGGGCGATGGCCCGCATGGTCGTCTTGTCGTACCCGCGCTCCTGGAACAGCCGCATGGCCGTCTCGAGGATCAGGGCGCGGGTCTGCTCGGACTTGGTGAGGGGGGCACCGGGGCCGGGGCCGTCGTTCTTCGCGGGCACGGGAACAGAGCCTAACGCCAGCGACCTGCGTCGTAGACGTCCGTGTGCACGGCCTACGGGGCGGCGCAGGTGCCGGCGTCGCAGCCGGCCGGGGTGTGGTGCCAGCCGTCGCGCGGGTCGTACGCCCACCCGTCGCCCCGGTGGTACGTCCGTGCACCCGCCGAGGCCGTCGCTCCGCGCCACCGGGCGGCGGCCAGCACCGCGCCCTTGGCGAGCCGCAGCCCGGCGGGGGTGCTCAGCCGGTGTGCGAGGCGCCGGTGGTCGCGCAGCGCCCACAGGGTGACGATCCACGCGGAGGCCCCCCGGTACACCTGCCCCGCGTCCCCGACGACCGTGATCTCGGCCCGGGTGGTGGAGTGGTCGAGGCGGGGGAAGCGGTCCCGTGCGGCCGTCGATCCGGCGGGGACCAGCTCCAGCGGGACCAGCTGCGGCCGGCGGACCAGCCAGTCCCGGACGAAGCAGCACAGCGGGCATCCCGCGTCGTACAGCACGGTGAGCCCGCGGACCGGGACGCGGCGCGCGTCCCGGTCCCCGTGCGCGGCCGGCACGCCGCTCACGCCCCGGCCGCCGGGGCGGTCCAGCCCTGCGGCGGCACCGGCGGCAGCTGCTCCCGCTCCATCACGCCGCGCCGCCGGATCCGGCTGAGCACGTACACGTTGCCCAGGTGCATCACGCCCAGCACCAGCAGCACCACGCCGAGCTTGGCGGACAGCGCCTCGAAGATGCCGCGGGTGTCGGCGATCGTGCCGTCGTCGCTCAGGTACAGGGCGACGAAGCCGAGGTTCACCAGGTAGAAGCCCACGACGAGGAGGTGGTTGACGGCGTCGGCGAGCTTCTCGTTGCCGTGCAGCACGTCGGCGAGGAAGACCCGCCCGTTCCTGCTGAGCGTGCGGGCCACCCAGACGGTCAGCCCGATGCTGACGGCCAGGTAGATGACGTAGGCGATGACGGTGCGGTCCATGCCCCACCCCTTCTTGAACGCGTTCAAAACGCTGACGGAGTGACTGTAGCGCCATCTTTTGAACATGTTCAACTCCGCTGTGGGGGGCGTCGGCCGGCGTCGTGCCGCGGCACCAGGCAGCGGAGGCGTCTGGTGCGTACGCACCGGAGGAGGACGGTGGCGGACGACGATGCCCGCGGGGCCTTTGGACGGAACCGTGGGAGGTGTCCGAACGGCCCCCACAGAACGGGACGTCCATGTCCGACACCTCGACCCCACCGCCGCGTTTACGGCGGCCCGCGATCGCCGCCCTCGGGGTGCTGGCGCTCGCCCTCGGCGCCCTGCAGTCCGTGGTGGAGCCCGCGCTCCCGCTGCTGCAGCGCGAGCTGGGGCTCGGCCCGTCCGAGGGCGCGCTGGTCGCCAACACCCTGCTCGTCACCGGCGCGGTCCTCACCCCCGTCGCCGGCAAACTCGGCGACCGCTACGGCGGCAAACGCGTGCTGATGCGGCTGATGGCCGTCGTCGCGGCCGGCGGACTGCTCGCCGGGCTGGCCCCCGGACTGCCGATGCTGCTGCTCGGCCAGATCCTCCAGGGCGCCATGGTCGGCGTGCTGCCGCTGTCCTTCATCCTGGTCCGCGTCCATCTGCCGGCCGGGCGCACCCAGGCGGCGATCGGCGTGGTCGTCGCCCTGTTCACCGGCGGCGGCATGGCCGGCATGCTCGGCGCCGGGCTGATCGCGGAGCACCTGTCCTGGCACTGGATGTTCGTGCTGCCCACCCTCGTGGTCGTCGTGGCGGCCGTCCTCGTGGCGCGGCTGATGCCGTCCGACGAACCGGTCCGGCGTGACGAGCGGATCGACTGGCCCGGCGTGGTCCTGCTGAGCGCCACCCTGCTCGCCTTCATGCTCGGCCTCGTCCTGCTGACCGGCGGCGGTCTTCCGCCCCTCGCCGCGGGCGCGTTGCTCGTACTGGTGGCCGTGCTCGCCACTGCCTGGGTGCGCGTCGAGCGCCGGGCGGTCTCCCCGATGGTCGACCTGCGCATGCTCGCCCGGCCCGCGATGTGGCAGGCGTGCCTGCTCACCCTGCTCGTCACCGTCACCCTCGGCATGGTCACCCTGCTGCTGCCGCAGCTCCTCGCCGTGTCGGGCGAAGGCTACGGCTTCGACGCCGACACCACGGACATCGGCCTCTACCTCCTGCCCGGCGCGATCGCCGGGGCCATGAGCGACGCGGTCGGCGGGGTCGCCGCCCGCCGGTTCGGCGCCCGTGCCGTGGTCGCCGTGGCCGCCCTGGCCACCGCCGCCGTCATGTTCGCGCTGGCGGCCCAGCACGACTCCGCCTGGCAGCTCGCCCTCGCCAAGACGCTGACCGCGTTCGCCGCGGGCATCGCCACCACCGCGCTGCTGGCCGGCACCGCCACCGCGGTCGACCCCGGGGACACCGGCATCGCGACCAGCCTGCTCGTGGTCACCAGGGTGATCGGCGTCGTCGTGGGCGCCCAGATCGCGGGCGCGTTGCTCGCCGCCGGGACCGACGCCGACACGGGGCTGCCCGCCGAGGCGGCCTTCACCACCGGCTTCGCCGTCACCGGCGTCACGGCGGCGCTCGGCCTGCTCCTCGTCCGCGCCACGCGCGCCTCCCGTCCCCCGCACCCCGTCGAGCCCGCTCACACCCCCGTGAAGGAAGGAACCCGTTCATGACCGGCCCGCGCACCGTCCTGATCTCCGGAGCCAGCGTCTCCGGACCCGCCCTCGCGTACTGGCTCCACCGGGCGGGGTTCGCGGTCACCGTGGTGGAGAAGGCCGACGCCCTGCGCGGCGGCGGCTACCCCGTCGACATCCGCGGCACGGCGACCGAAGTGATCCGGCGTACGGGCCTGTGGCCGCGGCTGCGCGAGGCGCACATCGGCCCCCGGCGCGCCACCTTCCTCGACGCCGCCGGCCGCACCGTCGCCTCGCTCCGGTCCACCGCCGACGAGGGCGAGCCCCGCGACCTGGAGATACGGCGCGGCGACCTCGCCGACGCCCTGTACGAACTGGTCCGCGACGACGTGGAGTTCCTCTTCGGCGACTCCGTCTCCCGCTTCGACCCGGCCGAGCGCGGCGTGGACGTCACCTTCCGCAGCGGGCGGCAGGGCACGTACGACCTGGTGATCGGCGCGGACGGGACCCACTCGGCCACCCGGGCCGCCCTGTTCGGCCCCGAGGACCGCTTCCACCGCTACCTCGGGTACTGCTTCGCCCTCTTCACCCTGCCGAACCCCGGGCACCTGCACCGTGAACTGGTGCTGTGGAACACCCCGGGCAAGGCCGCCGCCCTCTACGCCACCGGCGACGGCCCCGAGGTGCACGGCTTTCTCACGTTCCACCGTCCGGAACCCCCGCGCGACGCCCTCCGCGACCCGGACGCCCGGCGCGCCCTGGTGGCAGAGGTGTTCGCGGGGGAGGGCTGGGAGATCCCGCGCATGGTGGCGGCCGTGCGCGACACCGACGACCTGTTCTTCGACACGGCCGGACAGATCCGCATGCCCCGCTGGACCCACGGCCGCGCCGCCCTCGTCGGCGACGCCGCGTACGCCCCGTCCTTCCTCACCGGCCAGGGCACCAGCCTCGGGCTGTCAGGCGCCTACGTGCTCGCCCACGCCCTGGCCGCCCACCGCGACCACACGGCGGCCTTCGCCGCCTACGAGGACCGTATGCGCCCCTACGTGACGGCCAACCAGGCGCTGGTCGACGAGGGCGGCGCCACGCTCTTCCCCATCACGGCCCGCGCCCTGGAACAGCGCGACGCGCGGCTGCGCACCCTCGACGCGCTGCCCTCCGCGCGGCCCCGCCGGGCCCACACCGCCCTGACCCTGCCGGACTACGAGAGGCGTCCGGCCTCGTCCTCCGGGGTGACCCGCGCCAGGCCGGTCCGGTAGGCGATGACGACGAGCTGCGCGCGGTCGCGGGCCTCCAGCTTCGTCATCGCGCGCTGCACATGGGCGCGCACGGTGAAGGGGCTGAGGACCATCCGCTCGGCGATCTCCTGGTTGGACAGGCCGGTCGCCACCAGCGCCACCATTTCGCGTTCGCGCGGGGTGAGCACGTCCAGCCGGCCGGCGTCCTGCGGAGGGGTGCCGGCAGGCGCGGCCAGGAAGCGGGCGACCAGGGAACGGGTGGCGGCCGGGGACAGCAGCGTCTCGCCCTCGGCGACCGTCCGCACCGCGTCCGCCAGGTCCTGGGCGCCGATGCCCTTCCCCACGAAGCCGGCGGCGCCCGCGCGCAGCGCCCGCGCCACGTTCTCGTCCGTCTCGTACGTGGTGAGGATCAGCACGCGGGTGGTCCGCAGGTCAGGGTCGGCGCAGATCTCCGTGGTGGCGGCGAGGCCGTCCGCCTCCGGCATGCGGATGTCCATCACCACGACGTCCGGGCGCAGTTCGCGGGTCAGCCGCACCGCCTCCCGGCCGTCGCCGGCCTCGCCCACCACGGTGATGTCGTCGGTGCTCTCCAGCAGCAGCCGGAACGCGTCGCGCAGCAGCGCCTGGTCGTCGGCGAGCAGCACCCTCAGCGTCATGCGGTCCGTCCCTCGTCCGTGGCTTCGGGCATCCGCCCCGTCCCCTCACCGTCGGCCGCGCCCTCACGCACGGACGGCAGGGGCAGCCGGGCGGTCACCAGGAAGCCCCCTTCCGGGCGCGGGCCCGCCGTCAGCTCCCCGCCCACCGCGGTGGCGCGCTCCCGCATGCCGATCAGCCCGTACCCGGGCGGCCGGTCCGACAGGGCGGGCGGCCCGCCCGGGGCGCCTCCGTCGTCGGACACGGTGACGGTCAGCCGCCCGCCGCCCCAGTCGAGCCCCACCCGGGCGCCACGGCCCGCCGCGTGCTTGGTCACGTTGGTCAGCGCCTCCTGCACGATCCGGTACGCGGTGAGGTCCACGCCCGGCGGCACCGTCCGCGCCGCGCCCTCCTCACGCACCGACACCTCCAGCCCGGCCCGCCGGAAGGACTCCAGCAGGTCCGGCAGCCGGTCCAGCCCGGGCGCGGGCCCGTCGGGCACGGCCGTGTCCCCGGTCTGGCGCAGCAGGCCGACCGTGGCGCGCAGTTCGTCGAGGGCGTGACCGGTGGTCTCGACGAGCTCCCGCAGGCTCGCGCGGGTCTGCTCCGGACGCGAGTCGAAGAAGTGGGCGGCGACCGTGGCCTGAGCGTTGGCCAGGGTGATCTGATGCGCCACCAGGTCGTGCAGCTCCCGTGCGATACGCACCCGCTCCTCCGCGACCCGCCGCCGCGCCTCCAACTCCCTGCTGTCCTCGGCCCGCCGCGCCCGCTCCTCAACGGCGGCCAGATACGCCCGCCGGGTCCGCACCGCCTGCCCGACCAGCCACGCCACCAGCGGTGCCGCCGCCACGGTCCCCATCCGGCCCGCGTCCCGCCACGAGAGGTCCCCGGACAGCGGCACGGACGCCGCCAGCACCACGGCGGAGAGGGACACCGCGCCCACCGCGCGCCGTTCGCCTGGCACGCCGAGCGCGCAGGCGTACGCGGCGACCAGGGCGGGGGCGATCACGGCGGGTCAGCACCAGTCCGAGGGCTGCGCCACCAGACCGGCCGCGGTGGTGACCGCCAGCACGGCCAAGGGCTTTCGGTGCCGCGGCGGGAGCACGGCGCAGGACAGCACGGCGACCAGGTACGCGGCGGCGGTCGGCGGGGTCAGGGTGTTCTCGACCCGCACGGTGCCGCCGAGCAGACAGATCACGAAGGCGGCCGCGACGACCGCCCCTTCCCGCCACCGGCGGGTGCCGGTACGCGTCACCACCGGGTACACCGCGGGCCCGCCGGGAGCCGCGCCGGGACGCACCGGAACGGTGCCTCACCCGCGACGTCCGGATCTGGCAGCACGCCGCCCAGGATAGGGGGCGGCCACCGGACCGCGAAGGCGCCGGGGGCGGGGGAGCGTGTCACGCACGGACGGGATCGCATGGCTCCCACCCTCCGGTCCCGCCGCCGGCCGGGCATCGTCCCGCGGTGCCGTCCCCACTGGTGCGCACGCACCGGACGAGGCACCCGGCCTGGTGCGGACGCACTACACGTGGGCACCGCGGCGGGGCACCCGAGAACGCCCGAGGGCCCGCCTCCGGATCGGAGACGGGCCCTCGGGGTGGTACGGCGCGGTGCCTCAGTAGCGGCGCGTGATCAGCGCACGCTTCACCTCGGCGATCGCCTTGGTGACCTCGATGCCACGCGGGCAGGCGTCCGTGCAGTTGAACGTCGTGCGGCAACGCCACACGCCGTCCTTGTCGTTGAGGATCTCCAGGCGCTGCTCGCCGGCCTCGTCACGCGAGTCGAAGATGAAGCGGTGCGCGTTGACGATCGCGGCCGGGCCGAAGTACTGGCCGTCGTTCCAGAACACCGGGCACGACGAGGTGCACGCGGCGCACAGGATGCACTTGGTCGTGTCGTCGAAGCGCTCGCGGTCCTCGGCGGACTGCAGCCGCTCACGCGTCGGCTCGTTGGTGTCCTTCGTGATCAGGAAGGGCATCACGTCCCGGTACGCCTGGAAGAACGGCTCCATGTCCACGACCAGGTCCTTCAGGACCGTCAGGCCCTTGATGGCCTCGACCGTGATCGGCTTCTCGGGGTTGATGTCCTTGATCAGCGTCTTGCACGCCAGGCGGTTCTTGCCGTTGATCCGCATGGCGTCGGAGCCGCAGATGCCGTGGGCGCAGGAACGGCGGAAGGTCAGGGTGCCGTCCAGGTCCCACTTGATCTTGTGCAGCGCGTCGAGGACACGCTCCTTGGGGTCGATCTCCAGTTGGAAGTCTTCCCAGGTCGCGTCCGCGGAGACCTCCGGGTTGAACCGGCGGATCCGCATGGTGACGGTGATGTAGGGGGAGTCGGCGAAGCCGGGCTCGGGGGAGCCTGCCGCGTCCGCCTTGTCCAGTACGGGGGTAGCCATCAGTACTTACGCTCCATCGGCTGGTAGCGGGTCTGGACGACCGGCTTGTAGTCCAGACGGACGGTCTCGGTGCCGTCGGCGCCGACCTCGCGGTACGCCATCGTGTGGCGCATGAAGTTGACGTCGTCGCGGTTCGGGTAGTCCTCGCGGTAGTGACCGCCGCGGGACTCCTTGCGGGCCAGGGCGGAGACGGCCATGACCTCGGCCAGGTCGAGCAGGTTGCCCAGCTCGATGGCCTCCAGCAGGTCGGTGTTGAACCGCTTGCCCTTGTCCTGGATGGCGACGTTCTTGTAGCGCTCGCGCAGCTCGGCGATCTTCTCGACCGCCGTCTTGATCGTCTGCTCGGTGCGGAACACCATCACGTTGGCGTCCATGGTCTCCTGCAGCTCGCGGCGCAGCTCGGCCACCCGCTCGTTGCCGGTGGAGGAACGCAGCCGCTCGATCTGCCCGACGACGAAGGACTCCGGGTCCGCCGGCAGCTCGACGAAGTCCGCGGTCTGCGCGTACTCCGCGGCGGCGATGCCGGCCCGCTTGCCGAACACGTTGATGTCCAGCAGCGAGTTGGTGCCCAACCGGTTGGCGCCGTGCACGGACACGCAGGCCACCTCGCCGGCCGCGTACAGGCCGGGGACGACGGTGGTGTTGTCCGCCAGCACCTCGCCCTGGACGTTGGTCGGGATGCCGCCCATCGCGTAGTGGGCGGTGGGCTGGATCGGGATCGGGTCCGTGTAGGGCTCGATGCCGAGGTAGGTCCGCGCGAACTCGGTAATGTCGGGGAGCTTGGCGTCCAGCTGCTCCGGCGGGAGGTGAGTGAGGTCCAGGTAGACGTGGTCGCCCTCGGGACCGCAGCCGCGGCCCTCGCGGATCTCCGTGTAGATGGAGCGCGAGACGACGTCTCGCGAGGCGAGGTCCTTCATGACCGGCGCGTACTTCTCCATGAAGCGCTCGCCGTCCTTGTTGCGCAGGATGCCGCCCTCACCGCGGGCGCCCTCCGTCAGCAGGATGCCCATGCGCCAGATGCCGGTCGGGTGGAACTGGAAGAACTCCATGTCCTCCAGCGGCAGGCCCCGGCGGTACACGGCGGCCTGGCCGTCACCGGTCAGGGTGTGCGCGTTGGACGTCACCTTGAAGAACTTGCCGGTGCCGCCGGACGCGTAGATCACGGACTTCGCCTGGAAGACGTGGATCTCGCCGGTCGCCAGCTCGTACGCCACGACGCCGGACGACTTCCTGACGCCGTCGACCTCGGTGATCAGCTGGTCCAGGACGTAGAACTCGTTGAAGAACTCCACGCCCTCCTTGACGCAGTTCTGGTACAGCGTCTGGAGGATCATGTGGCCGGTGCGGTCCGCGGCGTAGCAGGACCGGCGGACCGGGGCCTCGCCGTGGTTGCGGGAGTGACCGCCGAAGCGGCGCTGGTCGATGGTGCCGTTCGGGGTGCGGTTGAACGGCAGGCCCATCTTCTCCAGGTCGAGGACGGAGTCGATGGCCTCCTTCGCCAGGATCTCGGCGGCGTCCTGGTCGACCAGGTAGTCACCGCCCTTGACCGTGTCGAAGGTGTGCCACTCCCAGTTGTCCTCCTCCACGTTGGCGAGCGCGGCGGCCATGCCGCCCTGCGCGGCGCCCGTGTGGGAGCGGGTGGGGTAGAGCTTGGTCAGCACGGCGGTGCGGCTGCGCTTCGTCGACTCGATGGCGGCGCGCATACCGGCGCCACCGGCGCCGACGATGACGGTGTCGTACTTGTGGATCTTCATGATTCTCGCAGCCCCGTGCCTAGCGGATGTTCGGGTCGAAGGTGAAGATCACCAGCGTGCCCAGCAGGATGGTGAACACCGTGGCCGTGTAGAGCAGGCCCTTCAGCCACAGGCGGGTGTTCGGCCGCTCGGCGTAGTCGTTGATGACCGTGCGCAGGCCGTTGGCGCCGTGCAGCATGGCCAACCACAGCATGGCCAGGTCCCAGACCTGCCAGAAGGGGCTCGCCCAGCGGCCCGCCACGAAGGCGAAGCCGATCTTCGAGACGCCGCCGTCCAGCACGAGCTGGATCAGCAGGTGCCCGATGACCAGGACGACCAGCACGACACCCGACAGCCGCATGAACAGCCACGCGGCCAGCTCGAAGTTGCCGCGGGTGGACTTCGGGGTCTTCCGGGTGCGCTTGCGCGGGGGCTCGATGACCGGCGCCGGGTTGTCGACGGAGTAGAGGGACCCGCCCTCGACGGGGCCGATGCCCGAGGCGGAGGTTTCAGTCGTGGACATCTGCGTCAGCTCCCGAACAGTTCACGAGCGGCGTGGCCGAGGACGGGGTAGATCGCCCCGAGCATCAGCACGATCCACACGGCGACGACGGTCCAGAGCATCTGCTTCTGGTACCGGGCGCCCTTGATCCAGAAGTCGACGGCGATGACACGCAGGCCGTTGAGCGCGTGGAAGAGGATGGCGGCCACCAGGCCGTACTCCAGCAGCGCGACGATCGGCGTCTTGTACGTGGCCACGACGTCGTCGTAGGCCTCCGGGGACACCCGCACGAGGGCGGTGTCCAGCACGTGAACGAACAGGAAGAAGAAGATGAGGACGCCGGTGACTCGATGAGCCACCCAGGACCACATTCCTTCCCGGCCGCGGTACAGCGTTCCAGCCGGCACGGAAATTTCCTCCGGGAGCGGTGATTGGGGCCGCGCCGGCTTTCCTTGTCGGTCGGGCCCGGCCGGGTACGGTCCACCGGCCCCCAGCATGGTAGCGACGCTTGCCTGCGGCGCTTACGGGGGGCCTGCCGGTGTGATCAAACTTGCACTCGAAAAGGGGGCGGGGGGTTTCAAAACGGCCCCCGGGGCGGGGGCGGTCAGGTGCCGGGTGCGGCGGCCGGGGGGTTGCTCGCGCTCACGCGGCGGAGCCGCACATCGTCACATTCCCGCGCCTCTTACTGCGTCGTTCAGACGTTCCCTGGCCAGGAGGCGGAGCTGGTCTCTGGTGACCGCGTGCTCCTCGTCGGGATCGTTCGCCAATCGTGACCGGATGTTCTCCAGGACGCGGTCCAGGACCTCGTTCCTGGGGACGCCGTCCAGGCAGATGACGAACACGTGGCCGAACTTGGCCTCGTAGGCCGCGTGGGCGGCGTTCAGGGCGGTGTGGGCGGCCGTGTAGGTGTCCTCGGGGAGGGAGGGGAGCGGCTCGGCGGCCAGCGCCTCGGCGATCTCCTCCGGCGAGAGGTCGTACGTCGCCTCGTCCGAGGCCGCCAGGAGGGACGCCATGTCGGGGTAGGGGCGGTGGCCGGCGAGCAGCAGCGCCCAGCGCCGGCTGCGCAGACAGGCCAGGAGGGCGCGCTCGGCGTCCGGCTCGGGGGCGGTGTTGAACCACTCGAGCGGGGACGGCGAGCCGGGCGCGCCGCGGGACTGTCCGGGTATGGCGACTCGGCCGGGGAGGTCTGGGAGACGGTGCGCAGGCAGCGTGGGTCCTCGTGGGCGTCTCGTGCGTGTCGGTGGCAGATGCTGTGAGAGTTGTGACGTCACGTTATCGAGTGAGTCCGAGACGTGTCCGATCGGTACCCCCATTTCACCCGGACGGCAGAGTTTGGGAGCGCCCTGTGGACGCCTCTCACCCGAACGGGTCGTACGTTGGCAGGGTGAGTCGGCACAGGCAGCACGGTCAGCGCAGGCGTCGCCCCGTCGAGGGGGCGACGCGACGACGGCGGGTGCTGGCGGCGGCCGTGGCCGCGGGCGCGGTGGTGGTCGCCTCCGGTGTGGGTCTCGGCCTGTGGGCCTCCGACGGGGACGGCGGTGCGGCCGCCTCCCCCTCGTCCCCCGCCTCACCGACGCCCAGCCCGACCCGCAGCTATCCGCTGTCCGAGGCGCCGCGGACCATACCCGCCGTCCGCGAGCACACGGCCGAACGCGGCCCCGGCTGGCGCCCGGCGCCCGGCCACCGGGTGGTCGTGTCCGACCCGGCGCTGGCCGACGAGGGCCGGCTGACCGCCCGCGAGCTCGGGCTGACGTACGCGGGCGAGCGGGACGACGAGCGGGCCGGGGACGTGCGCCTGGAGCTGAACCGGGACGAGGGGGCGAACCCGGAGTCGTACACCCTGACGGTGCGCGGCGGACGGGTGACCGTGAGCGGGCCGGGCGAGGCGGGCGTCTTCCACGGCACCCGCACGCTCAAGCAGGAGATACGCGGCGCCGGCACCGCCCCCGAGGGCGTGGTGCGTGACGAGCCCGCCAAGCCGCGGCGCGGCCTGATGCTGGACATCGCGCGGAAGCACTACAGCGCCGGCTGGATAGAGGACCGCATACGCGAGCTGGGCGACCTGAAGTACAACGAGATCGGTCTGCACTTCTCCGACGACCAGGGCTTCCGAATCGAGTCCGACTCGCACCCGGAGATCGTCTCCGCGGACCACCTCACCAAGGCGCAGGTCAGGAAGATCGTCGAACTGGCGGAGAGCCGGCACATCACCGTGGTCCCCGAGATCGACTCGCCCGGACACCTCGGCGCCGTCATCGCCGCCCATCCCGACCTCCAGCTCCGCAACGCGAGCGGCGAGGCGGTGCGCGGCGCCGTCGACATCGCGAACCCGAAGTCCGCCGAGATCGTCGACGACCTGCTGGACGAGTACGCCGGGCTCTTCCCCGGCGACCAGTGGCACCTCGGCGGCGACGAGTACCAGGCGCTGGTGGTGTCCGACCCCGAGGCGTCCTTCCCCGGCCTCGCCGCCGCGGCCCGTGAGAAGTACGGTGCCGGCGCCACCGTCGAGGACCTGACCACGGGCTGGCTCAACGACCGGGCCGCCACCGTCCGCGCGCACGACCGCGTCCCCCGCGCCTGGAACGACGGCTTCTTCTCCGGCGGGTCCGTCCGGGCCGACGAGGACATCAGGGTCGCCTACTGGACCGGCAAGGAGATCGGCGCCCGCAAGCCCGCCGAGTACCTCGCCGAGGGCCGCGACGTCATCAACTACAACGACGAGTTCCTCTACTACGTGCTCGGCGAGCCGCTCACCTTCGTCTACCCGACCGGCGAGCGGATCTACGAGCAGTGGACGCCGCGGGTGCTGCGCGGCACCACCGCCGTCCCCGCGAAGTACGACCGGCAGATCCTCGGCGGGTCCTTCGCCGTCTGGGGCGACCTGCCGCGCTCCCAGACCCAGGAGCAGGTCGCGGCGGGCATCCGGATGCCGCTGCGGGCGCTCATCCAGAAACTGTGGGATCCGGGTGAGCCGGAGCTGTCCTGGAACGAGTTCCGCGAGCTGGCGGACCGGCTGGACTGAGCGGATTGCCGCGAACGCCTGCGAACCCCCGGGCGGCTGTGGTGGTGTTCTGGGCGAGCCGACGGCTCGGCGCGCCGGGCCGGGAACCGACATACGGGGGGACACCGGCACATGGGTTACTGGGGCTATTTCGTCGTGGGCCGCGGGGAGCGGCCGCTCGCCGGACTGGACGCGCTGGCCGGCGCGGCCGGGGGACTGACCCTGCGCACCTCGGCCCCGGACGGGTGGCAGGTGTGGGAGTACCCGGGACGCGAGGGTGATGTGGGCGGCATGGCCGGCCTGGCCCGGGAGACCGGGGCGCCCGCGCTCTTCGGGTACGTGATGGACAGTGACTGCGTGGCCGTGGAGGCCGCGTCCCCCGAGAGCGGGGTGTGGACGGCGTGCCTCGCCCGGGACGCGATGGCCGGGTACCTTGACGGCCGGCAGGAGGGGCTCACCGTCGACGACTACTTCCTGGAACCCGCCGACGCCGCCGAGCGCGCCGTCTTCTGGGCCGAGGAGGCCGGGCGCACGGTCGCCGTCGAGGACGTCCTGGAGGTGCTGACCGCGGACCCCGGACCGCTGGCCGAAAACCTCTTCTTCCGGCTGCTCGACCGGTTGCGTGTGGTGCCCGAGTGACACTCCCGGCTTGTCGCACGCAGTAAGGGGAAATGTGGGCTCCGTGAGGGACGAGGCCCGTCGAGGCCTCATCAGGGGGCCTGCGGGGACCCGCTGAGGGAGGCGTGGATGAGCCTGGAGGAACTGATCGCGCAGGCCGACGAGCGCGGACTGGCCGTGAGCGGG contains these protein-coding regions:
- a CDS encoding succinate dehydrogenase hydrophobic membrane anchor subunit, with the protein product MSTTETSASGIGPVEGGSLYSVDNPAPVIEPPRKRTRKTPKSTRGNFELAAWLFMRLSGVVLVVLVIGHLLIQLVLDGGVSKIGFAFVAGRWASPFWQVWDLAMLWLAMLHGANGLRTVINDYAERPNTRLWLKGLLYTATVFTILLGTLVIFTFDPNIR
- a CDS encoding 2-oxo-4-hydroxy-4-carboxy-5-ureidoimidazoline decarboxylase, with the translated sequence MTSQLSQHLPPTRTRRPRGPTLPAHRLPDLPGRVAIPGQSRGAPGSPSPLEWFNTAPEPDAERALLACLRSRRWALLLAGHRPYPDMASLLAASDEATYDLSPEEIAEALAAEPLPSLPEDTYTAAHTALNAAHAAYEAKFGHVFVICLDGVPRNEVLDRVLENIRSRLANDPDEEHAVTRDQLRLLARERLNDAVRGAGM
- a CDS encoding beta-N-acetylhexosaminidase; protein product: MAAGAVVVASGVGLGLWASDGDGGAAASPSSPASPTPSPTRSYPLSEAPRTIPAVREHTAERGPGWRPAPGHRVVVSDPALADEGRLTARELGLTYAGERDDERAGDVRLELNRDEGANPESYTLTVRGGRVTVSGPGEAGVFHGTRTLKQEIRGAGTAPEGVVRDEPAKPRRGLMLDIARKHYSAGWIEDRIRELGDLKYNEIGLHFSDDQGFRIESDSHPEIVSADHLTKAQVRKIVELAESRHITVVPEIDSPGHLGAVIAAHPDLQLRNASGEAVRGAVDIANPKSAEIVDDLLDEYAGLFPGDQWHLGGDEYQALVVSDPEASFPGLAAAAREKYGAGATVEDLTTGWLNDRAATVRAHDRVPRAWNDGFFSGGSVRADEDIRVAYWTGKEIGARKPAEYLAEGRDVINYNDEFLYYVLGEPLTFVYPTGERIYEQWTPRVLRGTTAVPAKYDRQILGGSFAVWGDLPRSQTQEQVAAGIRMPLRALIQKLWDPGEPELSWNEFRELADRLD
- the sdhC gene encoding succinate dehydrogenase, cytochrome b556 subunit; this translates as MPAGTLYRGREGMWSWVAHRVTGVLIFFFLFVHVLDTALVRVSPEAYDDVVATYKTPIVALLEYGLVAAILFHALNGLRVIAVDFWIKGARYQKQMLWTVVAVWIVLMLGAIYPVLGHAARELFGS